CCGAATGAACGAAGTGATGAAGACGCTGACGGTGATTGCCACCATCTTCATGCCGCTGTCGTTCATCGTGGGGCTCTATGGGATGAATTTCAAGGATATCCCGGAACTGTCGTGGTCCTTTGGATATGTGTATGTCTGGGCGTTGATGATCGCCGTGGCGGCTGTGATGATGGTGTATTTCAAGAAGAAGGGATGGTGGTGAGCGATGCGTTTTGCTGCGACGACGACGCTCGCGATTCATCAGATTGAACTGCCGACGCCGCTCCCCATGGGGCCTGTCAACGCTTACCTGGTGCTGTCCGGGGACAGCAAGGTCCTGGTGGACGCGGGCATCCGCACGCCCGACGCCAAATCGCAGCTGTTTGCCGCACTGCGAGCGTTTGACATTGCACCGAGCGACTTAAGCGGGTTGGTCCTGACCCACGGACACGTGGACCACATCGGCTGGACATCGGCGTTCCGCGCCGAGGGGGTACCTGTGTTTGCACACCCCGGGGTGGCAGACTGGCTCCATCCGGGCGGCGCATGGGATGACTACCGGAGCGCGTTTTTCCGGGCGCTGTACCATCAAATGGGCATGCCGGAGGAAGCGCAAGCCCTGGCTGACCGCCAGTATTTTTTGATGTCTCAATTGACCGACCGGTCGGTAGTTGATGTTCCGCTTCAGGCGGGAAGCGCCTTCTCGCTGCTCCCCGGGTTTGAGGTGCTGTATGTGCCCGGTCATGCGCAGGCCGCCATTGCGCTGTGG
Above is a genomic segment from Alicyclobacillus cycloheptanicus containing:
- a CDS encoding MBL fold metallo-hydrolase; the encoded protein is MRFAATTTLAIHQIELPTPLPMGPVNAYLVLSGDSKVLVDAGIRTPDAKSQLFAALRAFDIAPSDLSGLVLTHGHVDHIGWTSAFRAEGVPVFAHPGVADWLHPGGAWDDYRSAFFRALYHQMGMPEEAQALADRQYFLMSQLTDRSVVDVPLQAGSAFSLLPGFEVLYVPGHAQAAIALWNPETGDCIIGDQLLPRISSNAVIEPQPGAPSGDAARRTPSLIQYRDNLTALRALPIQTVYPGHGAPFTDAKALIDQRLAEQVERRNEMIDLLKQLQDPPATAYDLAAAYFPHRLDQPPLILSETLGYLDWLAADGLVQSTPDDHGVYRWTVR